A region of Paenibacillus thiaminolyticus DNA encodes the following proteins:
- a CDS encoding urease accessory protein UreF, which yields MSDISTSSLLTLLQWCDSNFPSGAFNHSFGLETYMQAGQVTDKASFKLWLEAYVLEQLVFNDLLACRLAYEALEGNALNTNELNANELNANVLEANEQEANELEEIWRLDRLMAIQCMPRETREGMRRIGERMVKLATALYDSPALAQYSKRLAVKELFGHPAIAFAMMAFHVGVGKESAVLSCLYSSVSGMVQNGVRAIPLGQTDGQKLLRELQPLLEQAAYKVQTLTIDDLGVVAPGLECAQMRHEQLHIRLFMS from the coding sequence ATGTCGGACATAAGCACTAGCTCGCTGCTCACGCTGCTGCAGTGGTGCGATTCGAACTTCCCGTCGGGCGCATTCAATCATTCGTTCGGCCTCGAGACGTATATGCAGGCCGGCCAGGTGACAGACAAGGCATCGTTCAAGCTCTGGCTGGAGGCGTATGTGCTCGAGCAGTTGGTATTCAATGATCTGCTGGCATGCCGTCTTGCCTATGAAGCGCTGGAGGGGAATGCGCTGAATACAAATGAACTGAATGCAAATGAACTGAATGCAAATGTGCTTGAGGCAAACGAGCAGGAGGCAAATGAGTTGGAAGAGATATGGCGCCTGGATCGGCTGATGGCGATCCAGTGCATGCCGCGGGAGACGCGGGAGGGCATGCGCCGTATCGGAGAGAGAATGGTGAAGCTGGCAACCGCTCTGTACGATTCCCCAGCTCTGGCGCAATACAGCAAGCGGCTGGCCGTAAAGGAATTGTTCGGGCATCCGGCCATAGCCTTCGCTATGATGGCATTCCACGTCGGCGTCGGAAAGGAAAGCGCCGTGCTGTCTTGTCTGTACTCCTCCGTCTCCGGCATGGTGCAGAACGGGGTGCGGGCGATTCCGCTCGGCCAGACGGACGGGCAGAAGCTGCTCCGGGAGCTGCAGCCGCTGCTGGAGCAGGCCGCGTATAAGGTGCAGACGCTGACGATCGACGATCTGGGCGTCGTCGCGCCCGGTCTGGAATGCGCCCAGATGAGGCATGAGCAGCTTCATATCCGGCTGTTCATGTCCTGA
- the ureE gene encoding urease accessory protein UreE, with protein MIIEQIAGSLADLSPEERAGRHMEKVFMASEDMLKTIQRVTTDHGNEIGIRLAQRTELKDGDILYMDDNNMIVIEVMPDDVLIIQPRSIREMGEIAHKLGNRHLPAQFEGDAMVVQYDYLVEEQLMQDGIPFARQNKKMKQAFRHVGHKH; from the coding sequence ATGATTATCGAACAAATCGCCGGCAGCTTGGCCGATTTGAGCCCCGAGGAGCGGGCAGGCCGTCATATGGAAAAAGTATTTATGGCGAGCGAAGACATGTTGAAGACGATTCAACGGGTGACGACGGATCACGGCAACGAGATTGGTATCCGGCTCGCGCAGCGGACCGAGCTCAAGGACGGAGACATTCTATATATGGATGACAATAATATGATCGTGATCGAAGTGATGCCTGATGATGTGCTTATCATTCAGCCGCGCTCGATCCGGGAGATGGGCGAGATCGCCCATAAGCTGGGCAACCGCCATTTGCCGGCGCAGTTCGAGGGTGACGCGATGGTCGTCCAGTATGACTATCTGGTGGAGGAACAGTTGATGCAGGACGGTATTCCTTTTGCCCGCCAGAACAAGAAAATGAAGCAAGCGTTTCGCCATGTCGGACATAAGCACTAG
- a CDS encoding transposase, which yields MCNWESIESVEQLERQFPTESACAAFLTQLKWPQGFVCPRCSHRRAYLIQTRRLPLHQCSACGYQASITTGTIMEGSRTSLRKWLIALWLVSRSDAGINAVQLRSIIQVTYKTAWLILHKIRAVISHNDANHPLPGIVQGIVAFYGHSILSPIQLHPKECPLIIAESVTGSSTHTGKLKMKKVDPKHCSKKLLLPIGCDHFATWHAENADETYINRFHIQVRRNSRLYQTFRQAWRWMNDTFHGIGSKYLQAYLDEYCFRYNALVEQACTMQRLLHLCMSIAIRPLLPGHSIHSLRSQPYNRKAA from the coding sequence ATGTGCAATTGGGAGTCAATCGAGAGTGTGGAGCAATTAGAGCGCCAATTCCCTACGGAATCAGCCTGTGCTGCATTTCTAACCCAGTTGAAATGGCCACAAGGCTTTGTCTGCCCTCGGTGCAGTCATCGTCGTGCCTATCTCATCCAAACCCGCCGCCTCCCTCTCCATCAATGCAGCGCCTGCGGATATCAGGCCTCCATCACAACGGGAACCATCATGGAGGGCAGCCGCACGTCTCTACGGAAGTGGCTTATCGCGCTGTGGCTCGTCTCCCGTTCAGATGCAGGAATTAACGCTGTTCAACTGCGCTCGATCATACAAGTCACCTACAAGACAGCTTGGTTAATCCTGCATAAGATTAGAGCTGTAATCAGTCACAACGACGCCAATCACCCCCTTCCCGGCATTGTTCAGGGCATTGTGGCGTTCTACGGACATTCAATCTTGTCTCCCATCCAGCTTCATCCGAAAGAATGTCCATTGATTATCGCAGAGTCGGTGACGGGTTCTTCAACCCATACTGGCAAATTAAAAATGAAGAAAGTCGATCCAAAACATTGTAGCAAAAAACTTTTGCTGCCAATCGGCTGTGACCATTTTGCAACGTGGCATGCGGAAAATGCAGACGAAACCTATATCAACCGCTTCCATATCCAAGTACGCCGGAACAGTCGCTTATATCAGACCTTCCGTCAAGCTTGGCGCTGGATGAACGATACATTTCACGGGATTGGATCAAAGTATTTGCAGGCATATTTGGACGAATATTGCTTTCGATATAATGCCCTCGTTGAGCAGGCCTGTACCATGCAGCGGCTTCTTCATCTGTGCATGTCGATAGCAATCCGGCCACTCCTTCCTGGCCACTCCATACATTCTCTTCGTAGTCAGCCATACAACCGGAAGGCTGCTTAA
- the ureC gene encoding urease subunit alpha: MSFRMSRRQYADMYGPTVGDAVRLADTDLFIEIEKDFTRYGDEAKFGGGKSIRDGMGQHPLITRDEGAMDLVITNAIIIDYTGIYKADIGIRDGKIAGIGKSGNPLVMDGVDLIIGACTEILAAEGLIVTAGGIDTHVHFINPAQVEHALASGLTTLIGGGTGPAEGSKATTCTPGQWNMHRMLEASEGLPINVGFLGKGSGATEEPMAEQIRAGAIGLKVHEDWGATASAIDYALRVADKYDVQVALHSDTLNEGGFVEDTIAAIRGRIIHTYHTEGAGGGHAPDMIKMAGLANVLPSSTNPTRPFTVNTVDEHLDMLMVCHHLDPSVPEDVAFADSRIRAETIAAEDILHDIGVFSMVSSDSQAMGRVGEVVTRTWQTADKMKKQRGKLAEDAGMAGDNYRVRRYVAKYTINPALTHGIADYVGSIEVGKMADLVLWNPAFFGVKPDLVLKNGFVVMSLMGDANASIPTPQPYNYRPMYAAAGKALGRSSVTFMSQAALDEDVPGKLGLNKIVLPVGGIRRITKRDMALNGETPDIFVDPQTYEVRVNGELLTCEPVDVVPMAQRYFLF; this comes from the coding sequence ATGAGTTTTCGCATGAGCAGACGCCAGTATGCGGACATGTACGGACCAACGGTCGGCGATGCGGTCCGCTTGGCGGATACGGATTTGTTCATCGAGATTGAGAAGGACTTCACTCGATACGGGGATGAAGCGAAGTTCGGCGGCGGCAAGTCGATCCGTGACGGAATGGGCCAGCATCCGCTGATTACCCGCGATGAGGGTGCAATGGATCTGGTGATCACGAACGCGATTATCATCGATTATACCGGCATCTATAAAGCGGATATCGGGATCCGCGACGGAAAAATCGCCGGAATCGGTAAGAGCGGCAATCCCCTCGTCATGGATGGGGTTGATCTGATTATCGGAGCGTGCACGGAAATTCTCGCTGCGGAGGGTCTGATTGTCACGGCGGGGGGCATTGATACGCATGTTCATTTTATTAATCCGGCGCAGGTCGAGCATGCTTTGGCCTCCGGCTTGACGACCTTGATCGGTGGCGGCACCGGCCCGGCGGAGGGCTCGAAGGCGACGACCTGCACCCCGGGGCAATGGAACATGCACCGGATGCTGGAAGCCTCGGAAGGGCTGCCTATCAATGTCGGCTTCCTGGGCAAGGGAAGCGGCGCAACGGAGGAGCCGATGGCTGAACAGATTCGTGCCGGAGCCATCGGCTTGAAGGTGCACGAGGATTGGGGAGCGACGGCATCCGCCATTGATTATGCGCTTCGTGTCGCTGACAAATATGATGTTCAGGTCGCACTCCACTCCGATACGCTTAACGAGGGCGGGTTCGTGGAAGATACGATTGCCGCCATCCGCGGCCGTATCATTCACACGTATCATACCGAGGGCGCCGGCGGGGGCCATGCGCCGGACATGATCAAAATGGCCGGCCTCGCCAATGTGCTGCCGAGCTCGACCAATCCGACCCGCCCGTTCACGGTAAATACGGTGGACGAGCATCTGGATATGCTGATGGTCTGCCATCATCTCGATCCGAGCGTGCCGGAGGATGTGGCCTTCGCGGATTCCCGGATTCGCGCCGAGACGATTGCGGCGGAAGATATTTTGCATGATATCGGCGTATTCAGTATGGTTAGCTCCGATTCGCAGGCGATGGGCCGCGTCGGGGAAGTTGTCACGCGGACGTGGCAGACGGCGGACAAGATGAAGAAGCAGCGCGGCAAGCTGGCAGAGGATGCCGGCATGGCAGGAGACAACTACCGGGTGAGACGGTACGTGGCGAAATATACGATTAACCCGGCACTGACGCATGGCATCGCTGATTACGTCGGTTCGATCGAAGTCGGGAAAATGGCTGATCTGGTGCTGTGGAACCCGGCCTTTTTCGGAGTAAAGCCGGATCTTGTGTTGAAGAATGGCTTCGTAGTCATGAGCTTGATGGGGGACGCCAATGCTTCGATTCCGACGCCGCAGCCGTACAATTATCGCCCGATGTATGCGGCGGCAGGCAAGGCGCTTGGCCGCAGCTCGGTGACTTTTATGTCCCAGGCTGCTCTTGACGAGGATGTGCCCGGGAAGCTGGGCCTGAACAAGATCGTCCTGCCGGTAGGCGGCATTCGCCGCATCACGAAGCGGGATATGGCATTGAACGGAGAGACGCCGGATATTTTCGTCGATCCGCAGACTTATGAGGTGCGGGTGAACGGAGAACTGCTGACTTGCGAGCCGGTAGATGTGGTGCCGATGGCGCAGCGGTATTTCTTGTTCTGA
- the ureG gene encoding urease accessory protein UreG, with protein MSLIKIGVGGPVGAGKTMLVEKITRIMDGQYSMAVITNDIYTKEDAKILMRTGVLPEDRIIGVETGGCPHTAIREDASMNFAAIDELLSRHPDLEIIFVESGGDNLAATFSPELVDFSIYIIDVAQGEKIPRKGGQGMIKSDLFIINKTDLAPYVGADLKVMEADTLMFRGNKPFFFTNLKDEQGLDEVVAWIEKHALLSGLE; from the coding sequence TTGAGTCTGATTAAAATCGGCGTGGGTGGCCCTGTAGGTGCAGGCAAAACGATGCTGGTCGAAAAGATCACCCGCATAATGGACGGGCAATACAGCATGGCTGTTATCACGAATGATATTTATACGAAGGAAGACGCAAAGATTCTAATGCGCACCGGCGTTCTGCCGGAGGACCGAATTATCGGCGTGGAGACGGGCGGCTGCCCACATACCGCGATTCGGGAGGATGCATCGATGAATTTCGCGGCGATCGATGAGCTGCTGTCCCGCCATCCGGATCTGGAGATCATCTTCGTCGAGAGCGGCGGCGACAATCTGGCCGCGACGTTCAGCCCCGAGCTCGTCGACTTCTCCATCTATATTATCGACGTGGCCCAGGGGGAGAAGATTCCGCGCAAAGGAGGACAAGGCATGATTAAATCCGATTTGTTCATTATTAATAAAACGGACCTGGCTCCTTATGTCGGCGCGGATCTGAAGGTGATGGAGGCGGACACGCTGATGTTCCGCGGCAATAAGCCGTTTTTTTTCACGAATCTGAAGGATGAGCAGGGGCTCGATGAAGTCGTCGCCTGGATTGAAAAACATGCCCTGCTGTCCGGCTTGGAGTAA
- a CDS encoding endo-beta-N-acetylglucosaminidase has protein sequence MSADYSSRSSNDKQHVLEDWSAARETPKGPGQPYLHGYNAKELKAWSPDTDPYARFFRSRVPLAKRIEPFAPTQAHPALTYQAKVMNLSADYDKEEWFGAYRYNDSFSRNVLKFWQYQDIYAAWHGLPVYGSPEEERQYGVVNLPNPAYTDAAHRNGVISLGGWFWPRDTDFGELVEETEDGRFPVADKMIEMAEYFGFDGYFVNQEASISEEHAAQLMKMLKYMRESGLYFSWYDSLAPNGELQYINFFNEMNAPWVLDQRDGRQPNDSIFINYAYTPERLEKSNAYAKEIRLDPYEALFSGVENDKFRFERGNELKSIFRDDEARTPRTSVALFGTDMVWHRGPNPSDPKMQQYIEHRERIYWSGAKGNPARSGRGIGSEGESWDGLAHFIPERSVIGSYPFVTRFNNGHGLAFFLNGEVASRTGWNNVSAQELLPTWQWWVASAGNPLAVDYDYSTAWNGGSSIIAEGLLEPGSSADIRLYKTDLPTDMDVLLSLTCKLGWSYAGNHSQANEVDSDLVQLYMLLYYQDEPETPEVLSFDTAPGRDWTTLAKRLASGVKRRIAAIGVRIASLAEKSVAVKVNLGELKLTAEAAQLPVLNAPAGFQVEQAYFSEEQASLILSWKFADESVIDNLWYYDLYRVKGGEREAIGRIFDDVYYVKSVERLGENELTFEAVAVNTEGVAGQPAVAVWSWGDGEAVDAPTGPHPAESLQPQFNTEEDIVIEPGWSRYLNIRVEPAWADNLSLIWTSSNERAVTVNERGQITAVAPGEAVVTAATGNLGGQKGPSLQMKVSVVAPGAAPEGGVTLEAEQYNRSNGLFIPGTYVHVRDLHFANWMAFDDVDFGAEGVSRITVRAAVLTEETRMLIHIGDAEGPLVADMELPLKDGKLAPFYHNYSMELAQPLTGRQTIYVTFQNPNIRRWQIRDTGIADIDWIHFS, from the coding sequence ATGAGTGCAGATTATTCATCACGCAGCAGCAATGACAAGCAGCATGTACTGGAAGATTGGTCAGCGGCCCGGGAGACACCGAAAGGTCCGGGGCAGCCATACCTCCATGGCTACAATGCCAAGGAATTGAAAGCGTGGTCACCCGACACGGATCCGTATGCCCGCTTTTTTCGCTCACGGGTGCCGCTCGCGAAGCGGATAGAACCGTTCGCCCCGACTCAAGCGCATCCCGCGCTAACGTATCAGGCGAAGGTGATGAACTTGTCCGCCGATTATGACAAGGAGGAATGGTTCGGTGCCTACCGCTATAATGACAGCTTCAGCAGGAATGTCCTGAAGTTCTGGCAGTACCAAGATATTTATGCGGCATGGCATGGGCTGCCGGTATATGGTTCACCGGAGGAGGAGCGGCAATACGGCGTCGTGAATCTTCCGAATCCGGCGTATACCGACGCCGCGCACCGCAACGGCGTCATTAGCCTGGGCGGCTGGTTCTGGCCGCGTGACACCGATTTCGGCGAGCTGGTCGAGGAGACGGAAGACGGACGCTTCCCGGTAGCCGACAAAATGATAGAGATGGCGGAGTATTTCGGGTTCGACGGCTATTTCGTCAACCAGGAGGCAAGCATTAGTGAAGAGCATGCCGCCCAACTGATGAAGATGCTGAAATATATGCGCGAGAGCGGGCTGTACTTCAGCTGGTACGATAGTCTGGCGCCGAATGGCGAATTGCAATATATCAATTTCTTCAATGAGATGAATGCGCCATGGGTTCTGGACCAGCGGGACGGCCGCCAGCCGAACGACAGCATATTCATTAACTACGCTTACACGCCGGAGCGGCTAGAGAAGAGCAATGCTTATGCGAAGGAGATTCGACTTGATCCGTACGAAGCGCTTTTTTCCGGTGTGGAAAATGATAAGTTCCGCTTCGAGCGCGGCAATGAGCTGAAATCCATTTTCCGGGATGACGAGGCCCGCACCCCGCGTACGAGCGTGGCGCTGTTCGGCACCGACATGGTATGGCACCGCGGACCGAATCCGTCGGATCCGAAGATGCAGCAATATATTGAGCACCGCGAGCGCATTTACTGGTCTGGCGCCAAAGGCAATCCTGCACGCAGCGGACGCGGCATCGGCTCGGAAGGAGAGAGCTGGGACGGATTGGCGCATTTTATACCGGAGCGTTCAGTTATCGGTTCGTATCCGTTTGTCACGCGCTTCAACAACGGGCATGGGCTCGCCTTCTTCTTGAACGGAGAAGTGGCAAGCCGCACAGGCTGGAACAATGTCAGCGCTCAAGAACTGCTTCCGACTTGGCAGTGGTGGGTTGCTTCCGCAGGGAATCCGCTTGCCGTAGATTATGATTACAGCACAGCGTGGAATGGCGGCTCGTCTATCATTGCAGAAGGACTGCTGGAACCGGGAAGCAGCGCAGACATTCGCCTGTACAAGACGGATTTGCCGACAGACATGGACGTATTGTTATCGCTAACCTGCAAGCTCGGCTGGTCATATGCCGGGAATCATTCGCAGGCTAACGAGGTGGACTCAGATTTAGTACAGCTCTACATGCTCTTATATTATCAGGACGAGCCGGAGACGCCGGAAGTGTTGTCTTTCGATACGGCGCCTGGCAGAGATTGGACTACGCTTGCGAAGCGGCTTGCCAGTGGGGTGAAGCGCCGGATCGCCGCCATTGGAGTCCGCATCGCGTCCCTAGCGGAGAAAAGCGTCGCCGTCAAGGTGAACCTGGGTGAACTGAAGCTGACCGCGGAAGCGGCACAATTGCCAGTGCTGAATGCCCCAGCCGGCTTCCAAGTAGAACAGGCATACTTCAGCGAGGAGCAGGCCTCCCTCATATTGTCCTGGAAATTCGCTGATGAAAGTGTTATCGATAACTTATGGTATTACGATCTATACCGTGTGAAGGGCGGGGAGCGGGAAGCGATAGGCAGAATCTTCGATGACGTGTACTACGTCAAATCCGTAGAGCGGCTCGGAGAGAACGAGCTTACCTTCGAAGCGGTGGCCGTGAACACAGAAGGAGTTGCAGGACAGCCGGCCGTCGCCGTATGGTCGTGGGGAGACGGCGAAGCCGTCGATGCTCCAACTGGGCCGCATCCGGCAGAGAGCCTGCAGCCTCAATTCAACACGGAAGAGGATATTGTGATCGAGCCAGGCTGGAGCCGGTATTTGAATATTCGCGTCGAGCCGGCGTGGGCGGATAATCTGTCACTGATATGGACCTCCAGCAATGAGCGCGCCGTGACCGTCAATGAGCGCGGCCAGATTACGGCCGTGGCACCGGGCGAGGCGGTTGTCACTGCGGCTACGGGTAACCTGGGTGGCCAAAAGGGCCCATCGCTGCAAATGAAAGTGAGTGTCGTAGCGCCAGGAGCGGCTCCGGAAGGCGGCGTCACGCTGGAAGCGGAGCAATACAACCGCTCGAACGGGCTGTTCATCCCAGGCACATATGTGCATGTACGCGATTTGCATTTTGCCAACTGGATGGCGTTCGATGATGTCGATTTCGGTGCGGAAGGCGTGAGCCGCATTACCGTACGCGCCGCCGTCTTGACGGAAGAGACTCGAATGTTGATCCACATCGGCGATGCGGAAGGTCCGCTGGTTGCGGATATGGAGCTGCCGTTGAAGGACGGTAAGTTGGCTCCGTTCTATCATAACTACTCGATGGAGTTGGCTCAACCGCTTACCGGGCGTCAGACGATCTATGTCACCTTCCAGAACCCGAATATCCGCCGTTGGCAGATCCGGGATACGGGGATTGCGGACATCGATTGGATCCACTTTTCATAA
- a CDS encoding urease subunit beta: MIPGEFILRRDEIVCNEGRSTITVSVLNLGDRPIQVGSHFHFYEANSALQFERELAYGMHLNIPSGAAVRFEPGDRKDVELVPFTGTRHVYGLNNKTDGSLDERVVLNTIGKDFEQRESEIKKKETLS; encoded by the coding sequence TTGATACCAGGTGAGTTTATTTTACGGAGAGATGAAATCGTTTGCAATGAGGGACGCAGCACGATTACCGTCTCGGTGCTGAATCTCGGGGACCGGCCGATTCAAGTCGGATCGCATTTTCATTTCTATGAAGCGAACAGCGCGCTTCAATTTGAACGGGAGCTGGCCTACGGCATGCATCTCAATATTCCGTCAGGCGCAGCCGTCCGCTTCGAGCCAGGGGACCGGAAGGATGTTGAACTCGTGCCATTTACGGGAACGCGGCATGTATATGGTTTGAACAACAAGACGGATGGATCGCTGGATGAGCGGGTTGTGTTGAATACGATTGGCAAAGATTTCGAGCAGCGTGAGTCCGAGATAAAGAAGAAGGAGACATTATCATGA
- a CDS encoding antibiotic biosynthesis monooxygenase family protein: MIVHMTTFYVKPGTANDFESSFREASAILADRPGYMKHELHKCVEVADKYIMIVQWNSFKDHLPGFTASESYLEWSILLQPFFERPPVAEHYVGIRVK; the protein is encoded by the coding sequence ATGATTGTGCATATGACGACATTCTATGTCAAGCCGGGAACGGCGAACGACTTCGAGAGCAGCTTTCGGGAAGCGTCGGCGATTTTGGCGGATCGCCCGGGCTATATGAAGCACGAGCTCCATAAATGTGTGGAGGTTGCGGATAAGTACATTATGATCGTCCAGTGGAATTCGTTCAAGGATCATCTGCCGGGCTTTACGGCATCGGAATCCTACCTCGAATGGAGCATTCTGCTGCAGCCCTTTTTTGAGCGCCCTCCTGTCGCGGAGCATTATGTCGGCATTAGAGTGAAATGA
- a CDS encoding urease subunit gamma, whose amino-acid sequence MRLTPREQEKLMIVVAADLARRRKDRGLKLNYPEAIALITYEIIEGARDGKTVAKLMSEGATILTRDDVMDGIAEMIPDIQVEATFPDGTKLVTVHEPIR is encoded by the coding sequence ATGAGATTGACACCTCGGGAACAGGAAAAGCTGATGATTGTGGTCGCAGCCGATCTGGCCCGCAGACGCAAAGATCGCGGCTTGAAGTTGAATTATCCGGAGGCTATCGCTTTGATTACATATGAAATTATCGAAGGCGCGCGGGATGGAAAAACCGTCGCGAAGTTAATGAGTGAGGGCGCGACCATCCTTACAAGGGATGATGTTATGGATGGGATAGCGGAAATGATTCCTGATATTCAGGTTGAAGCGACGTTCCCTGACGGAACGAAGCTGGTCACGGTGCATGAGCCGATACGTTAA
- a CDS encoding urease accessory protein UreD, which translates to MKSSPGLKNMPCCPAWSKMASWTGQLELKVEHRGGRSAASRQYHQGAYKIARPIYPDGSGQVYYYVMNPGGGYVGGDRYRMELELGEGASALMTTQSSTKIYRTPKEPVFQLTRIALEAGSYLEWLPDSVIAYRDSRYRQQTEIRMDRSAALILGEIVTPGWSPDGAHFSYDEITLKTMIEMDGVPVLFDHLRLRPGEQPIRGLGRMDGYTHVGSLFVIGPLATRTFIEELAETLDLNRIGCIGMSELIIPGFGVRILGDSSQAIETLFGRIANAVRERWFGWGPISLRKY; encoded by the coding sequence ATGAAGTCGTCGCCTGGATTGAAAAACATGCCCTGCTGTCCGGCTTGGAGTAAGATGGCGTCCTGGACAGGCCAACTGGAGCTGAAGGTTGAACATCGCGGCGGCCGTTCAGCCGCTTCCCGCCAATATCATCAGGGGGCATACAAAATCGCCCGTCCCATCTACCCGGACGGAAGCGGGCAAGTATATTATTATGTCATGAATCCGGGCGGTGGATATGTCGGCGGGGATCGGTACCGGATGGAGCTGGAGCTCGGGGAAGGCGCGTCCGCACTGATGACGACGCAATCTTCCACCAAAATCTATCGCACGCCGAAGGAGCCGGTATTCCAATTGACGCGCATCGCGCTGGAGGCAGGAAGCTATCTGGAGTGGCTGCCCGATTCGGTCATTGCCTACCGGGACTCCCGGTATCGGCAGCAGACCGAAATCCGGATGGACCGAAGCGCCGCGCTTATTCTGGGAGAAATCGTAACTCCGGGCTGGTCCCCGGATGGAGCGCATTTCTCGTATGATGAGATTACGTTGAAGACGATGATTGAGATGGACGGGGTACCCGTGCTGTTCGATCATTTGAGGCTGCGCCCCGGCGAGCAGCCGATTCGCGGACTTGGCCGCATGGACGGGTATACGCATGTCGGATCGCTGTTCGTCATCGGTCCGCTTGCGACCCGCACGTTCATCGAGGAGTTGGCCGAGACACTCGATCTGAACCGGATAGGCTGTATCGGGATGTCGGAGCTCATCATTCCCGGCTTCGGCGTCCGCATACTGGGAGATTCGTCCCAGGCTATTGAGACGCTGTTCGGGCGAATCGCCAATGCGGTGCGGGAGCGCTGGTTCGGTTGGGGGCCGATTTCTCTGCGCAAATATTGA
- a CDS encoding glycosyl hydrolase family 8 encodes MQMRKWRPGSALKRAMALIVACMMLPVQLWGTADAGAKTEVLNAGGPQRPFPQHVTYASGTIKPNHVSQAAMDKEVALLYDEWKKKYLKQNKYAADQYYVWYNDGGWNGEAITVSEAHGYGMMITALMAGHDPDAKKLFDGMYRYFRAHPSEINKDLMAWQQSDTNGAIIDSNGANSAIDGDMDIAYALLLADKQWGSHGAINYLAEGKKVINAIMKSEVHPTEYHLQLGDWVQAYDSDPDYKRAARPSDFMLQHMKDFQAATGDARWGKVVDNTYGIIQQVHKNFSPKTGLLPDFLYKDETDGQFKPVSYRKWNTDDGNFLESELDGEYNYNSCRTPWRIATDYLVTGDKRAKAQLSAMNAFIRSNHDTPGSIWSGYKLDGSERLSEWEGGLDFTAPFMVSAMIDPSNQQWLNDLWDYHTDAANPTAQEWKYYYGNTIRLLSMIVVSGNWWSPSTTAAGSAAS; translated from the coding sequence ATGCAGATGAGGAAATGGAGGCCAGGCAGCGCGCTGAAGCGGGCCATGGCGCTGATTGTGGCCTGTATGATGCTGCCGGTCCAATTATGGGGGACAGCGGATGCCGGCGCAAAGACGGAGGTTCTGAACGCAGGCGGTCCACAGCGGCCGTTCCCGCAGCATGTCACTTATGCGAGCGGCACGATCAAGCCGAATCATGTGTCGCAGGCGGCGATGGATAAGGAAGTGGCGTTGCTGTATGACGAATGGAAAAAGAAGTACCTCAAGCAAAATAAATACGCGGCCGATCAATACTACGTCTGGTATAACGACGGAGGATGGAACGGAGAGGCAATAACCGTCTCCGAAGCGCACGGGTACGGCATGATGATTACGGCCTTGATGGCGGGGCATGACCCGGATGCGAAGAAGCTGTTCGACGGGATGTATCGTTACTTCCGCGCCCATCCAAGCGAGATTAACAAGGACCTGATGGCATGGCAGCAGTCCGATACGAATGGCGCGATTATCGATTCGAACGGAGCGAATTCCGCGATTGACGGGGATATGGATATCGCCTATGCGCTGCTGCTGGCCGACAAGCAATGGGGGAGTCATGGGGCGATTAATTATTTGGCCGAGGGGAAAAAGGTCATCAACGCCATCATGAAGAGCGAGGTGCACCCGACGGAATATCATCTGCAGTTGGGCGATTGGGTGCAGGCCTACGACAGCGATCCGGATTATAAGCGGGCGGCTCGGCCATCGGACTTCATGCTGCAGCATATGAAGGATTTCCAGGCGGCGACCGGGGATGCGCGCTGGGGCAAGGTTGTGGACAATACGTACGGCATTATTCAACAAGTACACAAGAACTTCAGCCCGAAGACGGGGCTGCTGCCGGACTTCCTGTACAAGGACGAGACAGACGGGCAATTCAAGCCGGTCAGCTACCGGAAGTGGAATACCGATGACGGCAATTTCCTCGAATCGGAGCTGGACGGGGAGTATAATTACAACTCCTGCCGGACGCCATGGCGCATCGCGACCGATTATCTGGTGACGGGGGATAAGCGGGCGAAGGCTCAGCTGTCGGCGATGAATGCGTTCATTCGAAGCAACCATGATACGCCAGGGAGCATCTGGTCCGGCTACAAACTGGACGGATCGGAGCGGCTGAGCGAATGGGAAGGCGGTCTCGACTTCACGGCGCCATTCATGGTCAGCGCAATGATCGACCCTTCGAATCAGCAATGGCTGAATGATCTGTGGGATTATCACACGGATGCGGCCAACCCTACGGCCCAGGAATGGAAATATTATTACGGCAACACGATCCGCCTGCTGAGCATGATCGTCGTGTCCGGCAACTGGTGGTCCCCGAGCACAACGGCAGCCGGCTCGGCAGCGTCCTGA